The Phyllopteryx taeniolatus isolate TA_2022b chromosome 11, UOR_Ptae_1.2, whole genome shotgun sequence genome includes the window GTTTCTCCACTGGATCAAAGACTGGGGCTTCGTTAACGTCAACCACATTTATGATCACGGTTGCGGTGGCGGTGGGCATTGGAGTAGCAAAAGGAACTTCATTCTCCACTGCAACCAACAACGTATGCTTGCTACTCTTTTCAAAGTCCAGACCCTGCattcataaaatgttaaaacaaataattcatttaaattgtCCATGAGAAAATGTAATTGTCCTAAAGGGTCTTAAATTTCATCTATATTcatagcaaaaatatttttaaaaacaaattacaaagcGCATGCACATTTACCATGAGGCTTCAGGTATCCCAAATTGTGTATGACATGCAGTCTAAATACAGATGGCAATTGTGGGTGACAGAAGTCTACGCAAGTGTACCCAGATTACACTTGTGTTTTGGCCattctacagtatataaagagtgtgtgtgtgtgtgtgtatgtttgggGGGGAATCCTGTGTATTGGCCTAACAGATTGTCGCCAAAATTGGGAAGGCTCTTCCTTACATAAATTCTAACTACAAAACCGTTGATACAGGATTTTCCACAGTGCGGCATATCCTAAccctgtatacacacacattactTTTAGGATGGGGAGACTTAATTTCATACCTTGACAGTAGTGATGATTCCTTCATTCTTGTTGCTTCCAGTTTCAACAGTGAAAGATTTTCCATAATCACCATCAACAATCTTGAACTTTGCATTCCAGGCTGGAGAATGTGGCTCATCACCATCTGTTACTGTCATCCTTAGGACTATAAAGTCCACTCTATTTTCTTCCACGCTTGCAGAATactgtgaaaatgaaaagatgtGGATACAAGAGGATGAACAATGACATCTAAATGTGTTGTGGGACATATCGTGTCATTATCAATAAATATAACAAgcagtacagagaatggatgaatgaagaaCATAAAAGATATTGGAAGGGGGTTGGCTGTTGCCATGACAAATCCTCGGATAATCCAGGAACAAAATTGAATTCCCCCAATAAACGGGTACTCACCGAGCTCTGGGTGAATGCTGGTGCATTGTCATTGCTATCCGTCACAGTGAGAATTACTTTTGCCTCTCCAGTCAACCCTTCACCCACCATGTCAGCTGCCTGTACTACCAATGTGTACTTTGGATATTTCtgttgaaagaaagaaacaagttTGATTTTACAAAAGTGACATTTGAGCAATTGTTTGAAAGCTCCAAAAAGACATGACATGAAGAAGTCAAATCTATGCCAGGCCTCTCGTAATGATGAAATTCAGGTACAGTCTACTCTTTTGTCCTTGCCTTGGCCGTATGGTGCATTGACTACAAACAAAGTTCGGGCATTACCCCATAGCCACATAAGCCTTATTAAGtgccattaaaaatgtttgatgtGATGCATTATTATAATTAACAATAAGTGGAAACTTATTGTTCAACAGACTTTAGAGCAGACCATTTTCAAGGTTCGGTGAAGAAAgaacaatttggaaaaaaacaaaggcctCACCTCTCGGTCTAAGCCACCAGCATTGATTCTGATGACTCCAGTGACTGGATTGATGACAAAAAGATTTGGTGTGGGCAACTGTGGATCTTGGCTCATAATATGGTAACGGAGATCAGAGTTGTCATGGTTTTCCTGATCCAGATCTGTGGCATTCACTTTTATGACCTCAAAACCTTGAAAGTGAGAAATTACAGAGGTTATATGTATGatgacaaaaatgtccaccAGGTCTCTTGAATCTGAGATTAATAACTGTCAGTGGATGCCTCAAAGTGATAATCCTTTATCTATAGTCTGCCAAGGGGGTCTTCAACCACATCTGATCCCACTCATGGCGGCAAACAAACAGGAGCTAGTTTACTGAAAAGGCACCGTATTGTCAGTCATTTGGATTTCAAGTTTGCAGTGTCAAACAATGAGCAACATTCTGCTGCAaagtataatgttttttttttttccatacgtGCCCCCACTTGTCTAAACACAGTATTGTGATTAATATTGTGTTCGTGGACTAAGAATTATAAAGATAAATTCATCAGTTTTCATCTCAGGGGGCCACCCTGTTGAGCAATATCACCCTCTGCTGTCGACCTAAATTAACGTCATAACTGCTCTCATACTTGCATTGCatatgtcacgtgaccaaaccaggGGTAGGAGGGCTCCCCGTGCATGCTGGGATATCTAGCATAGCTACTGGTTGATTACATCCGGGTGTCAAACGTACGGCCTGGTATTAAAGCCTGGATAAAAATGGTTGGGTTACGTCACACAAAtaaatcatgcgagtgactcgctgtggcgacgACCCCCTGACAGTTAAAAGCTGAAAGCCACTTTAGTGAAATGTAGGCTACAAACTAATTTGATGCCTGCTAATAGTTTGAGACGGGTTGCCAATTGTTTGTGCTGACTAATCTAATCTCATAGAttagttgtttgtgtttttagatttttaatGGCAAGCTACTGGGTGATAAATAAGCAGCTAATTTAAGTCTCTATTTTGCACTTACTGTGAGACAAAGACATACAGTCTTTAATAGACATAGCCAATTaactttgcttcttttttttagttttacccTGTCAATCTGcctgcatacatttataaagcaGGGGGATAACAGCACTTTCTGAAAAGTTGCCACTGTGTAAggtgtgatgagtcagttgagcCGTTTAAGATTGAtgtgaaaatgtacagtatgtaaatttaaaatgatttctaagTTTTATAAAAGGTACATATACAGTTTATGATTTACTGTGATCTGTAAAATGCATGTACAAATTAAAACGGGTTAATGAAAATGTTAGTTTATTAATGTTATattgtcaaacattttaaatgttttattaaaatgtattaattgttCCATTTAAAAGGGTCACTTTCTCCAGGTTGTGAATAATGTCATttgccttttctttttattgaagggaggggaggaaaaaaaaaataattctgggattttattttaagaccatatcgcccagcccgaGTGGTATCAAAGCATCCCTATATCATCTGGCATTTGTTTGGATGCATCCTGTTTTGTAGTGTGTTGGAGAAGAGTGGGAGTAACCTGTTGCATTATGACAGAGGTTATCATTACTTATAAGCATGTTGCATAATGCTTGAAAGTACAATAGACATCTGGTCAAATTGGCAATACGTTTTGTCCACAATGACTTTATACCGTACAGGGATACTTTGACGTATTGTATGATTGCCCCAACTTAAGAGTTTTTACCctttttttgccttgagttgCAAGCTAAGATTTGAGCTTTTTGGGCGCTTGAGCCACTGCGCCACAGATAGCGGCAGTGAACTACTTCAAAATCTGGACAGCATTGTGAATGTCATTTTATGGTGCAGATACATCAAATTTGGGTTGCAGCTCTATGTCTGCATGATCAAGAATAAAAAACTacaattaacaaaacaaaagatgaaacctattttaaacaacaaaattatttgGTACAGCACACGACTAAATTACACAGTACAACTATTGTGTTTTGTGTCGGTATTTTATCAAATTTCTCAATTCTGTTTATgtagtacaatactgtacagtgttttgtttcttaTAAAGTTGATTTAAAATTCAAGTGATTTAAGTTATGAGCATGCCATGGAAATAAAcatgtcaaggtaccactgtacgtGGAAAGACTACAAAacatgtcaagaaaaaaaaactgcaaatgtgtttttcaacCTAAACATCTTAAACGAAAGCCATTAATGGTACCTTTGGGGGATGCCTCAGCCACTTCTCCCAAGAAGGTATCCTTTGTAAAAATAGGTTTGTTGTCATTCTGGTCAATTACATTGACAATAATTTCCATAGGCTCCTCAGCATTTCCAGCACCATCTGCCACAGCGTACGCTTGAaactacacacagacacaaaatggTTTGATTAGTTGAACAgtaattgtgaacaaaaatgcAAACTTCATAGCAGGCATGCAGTTGGCCAAAAGAGGATCTTACCAAGTACTTGGGCTGCTTTTCCCTGTCCAGAGGTTGTGTGAGATAAAGATTACCAGTATCTCTATCCATGGTAAAAAGTCCAACAGGAGGCTGATCAGCTCCTGGACCAGTGATGCTATAAaagattttctttattttgtcttcattggACCTAATCTATACACAAGAGGGGAGACGTAAGGTTGTCagaatatttattaaaaaaaacaaaaaaaaacatgattcccATTTTCTATCCTATTAAGTATTATTTAAGCTTGCAGTAAATCTTTTCACATAATCAAATGCTCAAAGGGGCTTTCGTACTTGAGATACTTTGACCGGGTAAGGACCTCTGTCATTCTCCGCAACATTAATGTCAGGAATAACCCAGTCTCTCTTTCTCCTCCTTAATCCTCCGTTAGATTTTGGGAAATGCAGAACAGGCACCTCAGCATCACCTGTACTCTAAAAAAACAATACGTAGCAAACAGTTAACACTAATGCCATAGCTCTCAGTGTTACAGTTtgaacaccaacacacacacacacacaaaatgaaactATTATCGGTTTTAAcctaaaagaaattaaaatgaaagCAGAACAAGTTACTTTTAATACATAAACATGTCAAATCAACAACCCTATGTTAGTCTTGGACATTGAAAATAGTAAACAATTCCTGCATGTAAGACCCCTGAAAATGTACTTCAAATTCCTtaaatgacagtgaaatacttAAAAGTGGTGGAACTCATGTCGTAcgtataaaaagaaaatgtagacatattttgcatgttttaatCCAGCCTCAAGAGGGCGCAGGTACGCAATTCTGTCACAGATTAGTATAACAAAAAGATTAGTTCTGCATAGGTGCTGATTAAATCAGTACTCTATCAGCCTGGCAAAATGCTGGCGGGAGGGAATACGGCCTTCTCCTACCTCTGGATGAAGCTCAGGATTTTGGTGATGGTTGCCACGATGCACTACCCTGACAGGAATGGTCATCTTGCGCCCTTGAGAGTCCCAGGTGTGAACCAAAAAGTCATGGTGTCCTTCATGAAGAGAAACCTGTCTCTTTACCTGAATGAcagaaaatagggaaaaatAGATAAATCAAAGGCTAGCACgtagtttacttttttttttccatttccaaatGGCCACATCATACATCTCAACATGCTGGCCACCAAACAAGTGCTCCCAGGTCTTCTCCTTGCGTTAAACAGATTTCTAATGCGTGTCCCACATTCAACCACCAACCCTTATTGAACAAATCACTTTAAGACACTTTTTAGATAACAACCCTTGTGGACTACTCTGGCTCTTTTTTTGCAGTATGAAAAGTGGATGTAGTAAACTCTTATACTGCATGTATTGCCCCAAACCTCTGTGCAGTAATTtaggtaaagtaaaaaaaactagGAAACTGAAAAAGAGTAGCGTGATCCGTTATCTCCAAAAGACGATCCAAAAGTGTCTTACTTTGGCCATTAGAGATGATTCTAGGTATGAAATTTCCAGCAGATTGGCATGTATtatcaaatctatttgtaattaatataaatgtgtatgataactcaatttcaatttaaaataggAAAGTTCATAAAAAATGATGACTGAATGGTGTAAATTACAAAATTTCTACCCGAGGACCAGTTGACCACCCAGGGTCGTCCGAGGACCAGTTGTCTCAAAACCCTTGAATAGCGACAACAAATACCAACACTGAATAAAAATCTCACCTTCAAGACACCATCAGTTTGTACCATGAAACGTGTATCTTCACTTCTGAAACGAAATCTCGTGCGATCTGAGCAGTCTGTGAAGTCCACTATAAGAGAAAAACAATACTACATGAAACACTGGTCTTGTTTTGCTGATACATTAAGAAAATTGCAATTGCAGCAATGCAAGccaattttgaaaacaaattgcaaaaacaaacaaaacaaaacaaaaaaaaaaaaaacttgattctTAAAATACTGTCACCTTGATGAACAGTTTGGGAGACTATATGAAGCCAACAAAAATATCTCTGTAATGCAGTTAACACTTAACCTGTACAGTACCTACCTACAGTTTTCAAACGCACTGATACCAAcacattggtgtgtgtgtgtgtgtgtgtataactaCTAAAATTGTCTGATAAGAATAGTGATTAAAGAACAACATCAAACCTACTTTGTAGTATTTTACCCCTTTTAAGATATTGTAGCAAAAATAGGTGATTATTGATACAATATATGCTACAAAATACAgacagctactgtatgtttcgGGCCACTTCATAGCAAACATCCTTTGAAATTTTTGAGCACCTTTGTAAACTTCACTTCACATCTATGACTACATGCTTTGATGCATCCGAGGCCAAGATTTCACCTGCATATACTGTCGGGCAAAAAAAGGAATTTAGcggaggtatacctatgatgaaaattacaggcctcgctCACCTTTTTAagttggagaacttgcacaattggtggctgactaaatactttttgccccactgtaaaaaTGTGGAGGCGGACCCCTCCACCTGATTTCAAGTGATCTCCGGCTTTTAACGCTCTGACATCTTGAAAACTCGCTATTTGACCAGCATTGCACTAGTTGGATGTCATTTACCATTTAACTTCAGTTGCGGTATCATAAACACACCAACAGGGCAGCGCTGTACCACAGAAGTTCAGTTTTCTAAAACAGTCAattttgtggattttattttcttttgtacaTAAGCAAATCCGAtttctcaggaaaaaaaagtatgtcaaGTTAAATAAGTATTATTCAACGTCAGGGTATCCAGTTGTGAAAGagtaatgttattttaatgcaGCCTTTGTTAGTAAGTACAGACGAGTCAGTTTTTCCTAATCTCCCCAAAAAAGAGAGAACCAATGGTTTTGATCCATAGTGGCTGGTCTACTTCATTTGGATCAGACATGCTAAGTAGTGATTGGCCGAAATTTCAGCCGCCGTTTCAGCCGAACATGGCCCAAATGTGCATTTTCGGTTTTGGAACAAAAGTCTTTTGTCACCTaaataacaaatacacaaataaataaactatacATGTGACAGGTAAGGcaaacattcaacaaactattGTTAACAAACACAAATTAACATTATTACTGCAATAATTAAAAATTGCATGTCACAATGCAATATGGGAACCCCTGGCCCAAACTGTAACTGATTATGTTGTGCCATTGAACAGTtcgcagaattattttttaaaactattaaaTAATATGCTGCAATAACTGTATTCGCGGTAATGTTCgacataattttttaaatatggaaattctGACAAATTGTTCCAGAAGCGAATTTCTATACGTTGGAAACACTATCGTAATTTCTTTCAGTGTTTCGTGgtgtggctggcaaccagttcagggtgtgccctgcctctcgcccagaggcAGCaaggataggcgccagcacgcccgtgaccctagtgaggataagcgatgtagaaaatggatggatggatatgatttaagaaaatgaacattttaaaccACAAGAAAATACATCTAAATGCTTCATAGgaaaagtgtttgtttgagtCAGTGGGAGGCACGGCATATGCACACGTGCTAATGATCAGAATTTGAGGCTGGAAAAACCTATCAAACGCTTTCTCACTAACACATTCAGCAggatttttttgcattaattgatttttttttttgcggaaaCCTTCAAATGGTCTAAAGTCAAACTTTCCTCAATTTAAGCAACGTtttctgggagaaaaaaaaaaggcatcagACGTTCAGAAGTCAAAAGCTCAGGAAAGTTTTTTTGCTGTACAagcgttttgcttttttttcttgaagttATTACAGAATTGTACCATTGTTGGCAAAGGAAAAGtgtaatgaataaaaatggaatttaaGACAGGGgaactttttttctaacttcGTTTTACGGCATACAGTTTACAATTGAACTGTTAGATAATTTGAGTCATGAGACATCAATGGATATTagggaagaaaataaaaacatgttcgGGCAATTTGCCCTTGACAGAGTTATCTTTGCGACATTTAAGATATCATCCAGGCTGTGCTGTTAAGTAAAAAGAGCTATTCTGACAGTTGTTGACATGCTTTGAAAAGAAAGGCTTTGCAAAACAGGCTTGGGGACTTTAGTGAGTGCAGGAAAGATCATTAGATGAGGCACAGCAAGCTGAGACATGAGCTTGCTTGGCCTCTAAGTATCACTAATGATAAGCATGGATCTCGAAACATTTTGAACCAAACAGCCCTTTGTACAAGCTGCGTCTGAATGCCTGGTTCTAGATCCACAcggatttttttcccaccaattATCTCAGaatttaaatgacaaaacatATCCAAAAGCCTACACaagtataacaaaaaaaacaacacctaaaCATACTGAAATTAAAACCCACGGTTTAAAAACTTTGTGATTAAGTTTACCTTTGCCCAGTACTGTTCCCCTGGTGAGGTGCTTTCTGCTCGCTGTGAAAACCATGTCTGACTGAAATCCCGGCACACATGATTGCTCCTCAGCAGAAACTACAGCCAAAGCCTAAAAGGAGATATCATATTTAGACATTCTGAGAGCTCTGAGAGTGAgcatataagaaaatgtttaaaaaaaaaatttaaaaaatcaaggAAGATCTGAAGACTTTAGTCATCTTCTTTTCAACTTTGCTGGTGGTTGTCACATACTTGGCATTAATGATCCACTCACGCATTTACAGAGTTTGTGAACAAGCTCAATGCAACTTCAGACCTTCAAGTTGTTGACTGTAACGCCGAAgtgaaaatatcaaaatcatATTAAACAcagaaagaaatgcaaaaaattacaattgtaCAAAGCCTTTCTACAATAGTGGACGCCGTTTTAAAGCAGGCAGCATAAGTTCCCTAATGTCACTTTGCCTCCAGGTGCACACGCATTTGTTTGACAATGAACGagtacaaaagacaaaaacagaatTGTACAGTGTCGTCAATTTGAAAGGGCAAAACTATAAGATAAAAGTGTGTAAAAGGTGACGTGGTTCAGGCGTTAACCTGtatagagacaaaaaaaaaaacagctcggGCGAGGCCCAAATGGACGAACGTGCTCGAGGACAGGAAAATACAAACCTTTCGTTTTGAACACCTGCATGTAGCGAggttgccatttttgttttgaaagaatGACACCATTAAATACACTCCGAGAACTTACATTCAGCTGAGCTGCAATACAGTAGAATttggggagagagaaaaaaattaacgcCCTTGCTCAATAAACATCACCTCCGGGAGGCGTGCGAATTAGCAGGCCGGCTCTCGAGGTGAAATGAATAGACGAATTTGCGACGACAAAGTTCATACTCTACCTAAAGGGAAGCATTAGTACAAGTGTCATACGCGCAaataatattagaaaaaaataaattttaaaaaagactgcAGCCAGGAAAGAAAGGCATTTTGTtacgttgaaaaaaaaaaaaaaaaaaaaaacacggaagTGAACCTCACCTGGAGAACGACGAACAAAGTTCCCCACACCGCGAACGTGGCGGCCCTCATCTGCCCGGAAATCCCCAAAAGTACTCCTTGAGATGCGGACAACCAGGTGAAGTCGTCTATTCCTCGGCAGGTGTTCGCGCTGGCCGCAgtttcttcgtcgaggaagttTTCAAACTGAGCGAGTTGGGCAAACGACGTGCTGCAGGTATCGTCGGTATGTGACGTCAGCTCACAGGTGCGCCACTTCCGCCTTCCACATAAGGGGATGCAGAGGCACACGCCTCCCTCGACAGATACCAACGGTTTCTGTCGCCGCTTCGTCACAAATATGAACCAGAAACAGCCTCAACGCTGAAAGAAGGTCTGTATCGGTGCTTGGAGCTGCATATGCTACAACTTTCTGTTCCTGTTGTTGTAAATCTCCAAGCCACAACATGTCCCCTCTCTCTaccctccccctctctctctctctctctctctctctctctctctgtctctctctctctctctctctatctctctctctctccaggaagagaagcccattttactTTGACCCTTGGTCCTTGGATGAATGACCTTTAGATTTGACTCAAACTGGCCTTGTTAGTCTCTGTCTCTTCAACAAAAAAGTTGCTGAATTTCTTGATACCAGTTGCTCCTGCTCTGACACGTAGCACTTTTCTTTGAAAATTGACTTTACGTACGCTGTTGTGAGGACaatatatgatgatgatgattattaacaCTTATTTCACACTAAATTTAAGTTGTGTTGTATTTACACAGATGAGAACCACtccacacataaacaaatagTCTTTCATGTGAaataaactgcaaaaaaaatgcagtcttTTCGAATgacttaaaacacacacacaaacacacagtattTGTTTGATATCAATCATACATCATTTTTAATAATCCATAACGCAtagatttttgtaaaaagaaaaaactggaTTACATTGCTCCTTGAAGTCAACAGCAATTCATAATTCATTCTGGAGATAAGAGCTTTTCCCTCAGTCATCAAGTCATTTTCTTTCCACTGCCTGGACATGACACATTATCTATAGGTTAACCGTAATAACATTGACTGTATTTGCAGCACAGGAGGCTGCTGACTGACACACTGAGACTCTAAAGTCCATAGCTAATGGACAATATTCCGTATAGTCATGTGCAGTATTAAGAAGGTTGTATAGAATaatatatttccatccatctatccattttctacaccgcttatcctcactagggtcacgggaatgatggagcctatcccagctatcatcgggcaggaggcggccaatcgcagggcacaccgTCTCACCGAATAATATATTTACATGAGTAAATGTAAGTCATATCATCAGTatgtatcatgtttttttttgtgtttttttatacaAGTCCAATAGTGGTGGCACTTtggacgagtggttagcacatctgcctcacagttcggaggttgGGGTTTGTCTGTTGTAATATAATCAGAATGCAGTTTCTAGTTTAAAACAATCATGTGCGAAGGGCCCCTTCATATGAAGTTTGGAAAGCTCCCTGGCTACAACTTGGAATTGATTTATATTTAAGAATGCCATGGAAGCATTAGGACCTTCTGTCGATAATGTTGGACAAAATGTTGACTATATTTATTGCCAAGTTGGCACGTAATTTAATTTGAGTCATTGTTACATTACGAATAGGAAATAAGGAACCGAAAGCTAAAAAAtagttcctaaaaaaaaaaaggaacaatgtCTCATTTCAAGGCTTTCTGGTAATGTAGATGTATGGATGATGAAAATGCAATTGAGTGATGCTATCGTTTGCTTTTCCCTTCCACTAATCATCCACCCTCCCACAGAAGGACAGAGGTCTGTGGGTGCAGAAGAAAGACTGGTCCATTTACATTTGCCACCACTTAACAAGTGGAAGATCTGGGATAGGCGATGAAGGGAGGCCTTGATGTAAGATAAGAGGAGTTACAAAAGGAGGGGGGAGTGAAGAAGCAAAGTTAAGTGGCAGGAAGGCAGTGTCAGATTACATTGTTAGCCAGTTTTGTTTGGCTTGAAGACTCATTCACATCCAAGTGACCAagatttgaataaaaataaaaattttacatCCCATCATTGAATtgggcagcatgttgcaatagtGATCAGCATGTCTGACATTGCGACACAGTAGTTAATACGACAATGACTG containing:
- the cdh1 gene encoding cadherin-1 gives rise to the protein MRAATFAVWGTLFVVLQALAVVSAEEQSCVPGFQSDMVFTASRKHLTRGTVLGKVDFTDCSDRTRFRFRSEDTRFMVQTDGVLKVKRQVSLHEGHHDFLVHTWDSQGRKMTIPVRVVHRGNHHQNPELHPESTGDAEVPVLHFPKSNGGLRRRKRDWVIPDINVAENDRGPYPVKVSQIRSNEDKIKKIFYSITGPGADQPPVGLFTMDRDTGNLYLTQPLDREKQPKYLFQAYAVADGAGNAEEPMEIIVNVIDQNDNKPIFTKDTFLGEVAEASPKGFEVIKVNATDLDQENHDNSDLRYHIMSQDPQLPTPNLFVINPVTGVIRINAGGLDREKYPKYTLVVQAADMVGEGLTGEAKVILTVTDSNDNAPAFTQSSYSASVEENRVDFIVLRMTVTDGDEPHSPAWNAKFKIVDGDYGKSFTVETGSNKNEGIITTVKGLDFEKSSKHTLLVAVENEVPFATPMPTATATVIINVVDVNEAPVFDPVEKLVSKREDLLVDTDVVQYTASDPDIARKQKVMYKIFSDPAGWLNVAKDTGLITVKNAMDRESIFVKDNKYTALISAYDDDEVPATGTGTLVILLEDVNDNAPTIEERAFMVCNKESTPQLLSVTDKDGPGFAAPYRVALEGMSKTNWTARMNDSKTGIILNLAKELPNGEYTVVLRVADNQGLEQDSTVQAKVCDCTGEQVTCKGRVAGGTGLPVILGILGGILLLLLLLLLLLLFARRRRGEKKEPLLQDDDIRDNIYYYDEEGGGEDDQDYDLGVLHQGLDNRPEVFRNDVKPIFLTAPQYRPRPANPEEIGNFIDDNLKAADNDPTAPPYDSLLVFDYEGGGSDAGSLSSLNSSHSGDQDYDHLDDWGPRFKKLSDMFRGGDDDDDML